GGTGGTCGTGCTGTTATGATGCTTTCAGGTGGGATTGACTCACCAGTTGCGTCATACTTAGCACTCAAGCGCGGCGTTGATATTGAAATGGTTCACTTCTTTAGTCCGCCATATACTACAGAAAAAGCTCTAAACAAGGCAAAGGAATTAACCGGGATTTTGGCAAATTATGCTGGTCGCATTAATTTTATTGCCGTTCCGTTTGCGGAAATTCAGGAAACAATCAAGGAAAAAGTGCCGGAAGGATATTTGATGACGGTTCAACGGCGGTTTATGCTGCGTCTAGCTGATAAAATTCGGGCTAAGAGAAATGAATTGGCAATTTTCAATGGCGAATCCGTTGGTCAAGTTGCTTCACAAACCTTGGAGTCAATGCTGGCAATTAATGATGTGACGACAACTCCTGTTGTGCGGCCAGTTGCGACAATGGACAAGACCGAAATTATTCGTTTGGCTGAAGAAATTGGCACCTTTGATTTATCTATCAAGCCATTTGAAGATTGTTGTACAATTTTTGCGCCGCCACGGCCTAAGACCAAGCCAAAAGTTGACAAGGCGCGTGAATATGAAGCACGCCTTGATGTTGACGGCTTGATTGAACGCGCTCTTGCAGGGATCAAGGTTACGGCAATTTATCCGAATGACAAGTTTTTAGCTGATAAAGCTGAAGAAGATGCTGCATTACTATAAAAACGTGCTATAATAACTAGCAAAGCAATAACTAAGAGGTATTAACTTTATAGACAGAGAAAGGCTAAAATGGTGCGAGGCCGAGAGTTAATTGGTAGCTTGGTTTTTAACTGATTGACTGAACTAATAGTAAGTTGATCCGGCAGAATTCGCCGTTATCACGATGCAAGAGAAGCAATAAAATGCTTAACTTAGGTGGTACCGCGGTTAGTAAATCGTCCTAGATCCAAAATCTAGGGCGATTTTTTTATTATCAGAAAGAAGGAAATTATATGACAGATTTGGCTCCAAAATATGATCACAAGGAAGTTGAGGATGGTCGTTACCAAACTTGGCTTGATGAGGATTTATTTAAGCCTTCAGGCGATAAAAAGGCACACCCATATTCAATTGTTATTCCGCCGCCAAATGTTACGGGAAAATTGCACTTGGGACACGCTTGGGACACAGCAATTCAAGATACATTGATTCGCTTTAAGCGGATGCAGGGCTATGACACGTTGTATTTGCCAGGAATGGACCATGCGGGAATTGCAACGCAGGCAAAAGTTGAAGCCAAGTTGCGTAAGCAAGGTAAAGATCGTCACCAAATGGGACGT
The sequence above is a segment of the Lactobacillus sp. ESL0677 genome. Coding sequences within it:
- the thiI gene encoding tRNA uracil 4-sulfurtransferase ThiI, with amino-acid sequence MEYTEIMVRYGELSTKGKNRKDFIGKLAGNVTKVLRNFPEVEIHPRHDRMHIVLNGAPFAEIDQRLKKVFGIQTYSPTIKIEKTLQAIEETSLALMKKTFKKGMTFKVNTKRSDHHFAYDTNELNSLVGDYLFENMTDLKVEMKHPDLVLRIEVRQDAIYISNQLLHGAGGMPVGTGGRAVMMLSGGIDSPVASYLALKRGVDIEMVHFFSPPYTTEKALNKAKELTGILANYAGRINFIAVPFAEIQETIKEKVPEGYLMTVQRRFMLRLADKIRAKRNELAIFNGESVGQVASQTLESMLAINDVTTTPVVRPVATMDKTEIIRLAEEIGTFDLSIKPFEDCCTIFAPPRPKTKPKVDKAREYEARLDVDGLIERALAGIKVTAIYPNDKFLADKAEEDAALL